A single Eubalaena glacialis isolate mEubGla1 chromosome 18, mEubGla1.1.hap2.+ XY, whole genome shotgun sequence DNA region contains:
- the CCDC8 gene encoding coiled-coil domain-containing protein 8 produces MLQIGEDVDYLLIPREVRLAGGVWRVISKPATKEAEFRERLIQFLEEEGRTLEDVARIIEKSTPHPPQPPKKPKGPRMRRVQQMVTPPPRLVVGTYDSSNASDSEFSDFETSRDKGDKGYKGTGRGRKVRKMPVSYLGSKFLGSDLESEDDEELVEAFLRRGEKKPSVPPARRRVNLPVPMFEDNPVPQLSKADRWREYVSQVSWGKLKRRVKGWAPRSSPGVGEAWQASTRLERDGASVPRSASLGDNVGNAGDGQVPESPPRWWRPKINWASFRRRRKEEAAARVQGAEAIDEQRVEAVDNQRMEAVDNQRAGAIAVQGAEALDNQRAEAIAVQGAEALDNQRAEAIAVQGAEALDNQRAEAPAVQRVEDADNQRAEAPDVQGAEAVSDGAEAISDQRAEAANNQRAETPAVQGVESSAAGRAPGVTPGSRTRKQVKTVRFQTPGRFSWFRKRRRAFWHTPRLPTLPKRVPRAGGARSLRVLRAEARAEAEHGEQEDQL; encoded by the coding sequence ATGCTACAGATCGGGGAGGACGTGGACTATTTGCTCATCCCCCGCGAAGTCCGGCTGGCGGGAGGCGTCTGGAGGGTCATCTCCAAGCCCGCCACCAAGGAGGCGGAATTTCGGGAGCGGCTGATCCAGTTTCTGGAGGAAGAAGGCCGCACCCTGGAGGATGTGGCCCGCATCATTGAGAAGAGCACCCCGCAtccaccccaaccccccaaaaaacccaaggGGCCCCGGATGAGGAGAGTCCAGCAGATGGTGACCCCACCTCCCCGGCTGGTCGTGGGCACTTATGACAGCAGCAACGCCAGTGACAGCGAGTTCAGCGACTTCGAGACCTCCAGAGACAAGGGTGACAAGGGCTACAAAGGCACGGGGCGTGGCAGGAAGGTGCGCAAAATGCCTGTCAGTTACCTGGGCAGCAAATTCCTTGGGAGCGACCTGGAGAGCGAGGATGATGAGGAGCTGGTGGAGGCCTTCCTCCGGCGAGGGGAGAAGAAGCCCAGCGTGCCACCAGCCCGCCGCCGGGTGAATCTGCCAGTGCCCATGTTTGAGGACAACCCGGTGCCCCAGCTGTCCAAAGCGGACAGGTGGCGGGAGTATGTCAGCCAGGTGTCCTGGGGGAAGCTGAAGCGGAGGGTGAAGGGCTGGGCACCGAGGTCCAGCCCAGGGGTAGGTGAAGCCTGGCAGGCCTCTACCAGGTTGGAGAGGGATGGCGCATCAGTGCCACGCAGCGCCAGCCTGGGGGATAATGTGGGAAATGCAGGAGATGGGCAGGTGCCTGAAAGCCCCCCAAGATGGTGGAGGCCTAAGATCAACTGGGCCTCATTCCGGCGTCGCAGGAAAGAGGAAGCAGCAGCCAGAGTTCAGGGGGCAGAGGCTATAGATGAGCAGAGAGTGGAGGCTGTAGATAATCAGAGGATGGAGGCTGTAGATAATCAAAGAGCAGGGGCCATAGCTGTCCAGGGGGCAGAGGCTCTGGACAATCAGAGGGCAGAGGCCATAGCTGTCCAGGGGGCAGAGGCTCTGGACAATCAGAGGGCAGAGGCCATAGCTGTCCAGGGGGCAGAGGCTCTGGACAATCAGAGGGCAGAGGCCCCAGCTGTCCAGAGGGTAGAGGATGCAGATAATCAGAGGGCAGAGGCACCAGATGTCCAGGGAGCAGAGGCTGTATCTGATGGGGCAGAGGCCATATCTGACCAGAGGGCAGAAGCTGCAAATAATCAGAGGGCAGAGACCCCAGCTGTCCAGGGGGTTGAATCCTCAGCTGCTGGGAGGGCCCCAGGGGTCACCCCAGGATCTAGGACCCGGAAACAGGTCAAGACAGTGAGGTTCCAGACCCCTGGACGCTTTTCATGGTTTCGAAAGCGCCGGAGAGCCTTCTGGCACACTCCCCGGTTGCCCACCCTGCCCAAGAGAGTCCCCAGGGCAGGCGGGGCTAGGAGCCTCAGGGTCCTGAGGGCTGAGGCCAGAGCAGAGGCAGAGCACGGAGAGCAGGAAGACCAGCTGTGA